One window of the Anaeromyxobacter dehalogenans 2CP-C genome contains the following:
- a CDS encoding HD domain-containing phosphohydrolase, with translation MNADRIFIVDDDELILKALSRVLELSGYETRCFLRPAEALEAIEAEAPVVVISDYMMPSMDGVAFLKAARARFPAAVRILCTAAEDFRVALQAVNAGEVFRIISKPWHQQELLTTVSQAAEAARLRIENERLTAEVHRQNGQLKEINTRLEQMVQQRTQALLEGLIAALDYRDAETQWHSRRVSLYARRLARQLGIDEPELTVIEHGALLHDIGKIGVRDRVLLKPGPLTGEEWTEMKRHPELGWALLQRVDYLRPASAIVLQHQEKWDGSGYPSGLGGDAIVIGARIFHVVDTLDAITSDRPYRRSRPFAEAREEILRCRGTQFDPRVVDAFVSVPPEDWERIRLDVETVAVLSADLAETPPHLDDLDLAGARA, from the coding sequence ATGAACGCGGACCGGATCTTCATCGTCGATGACGACGAGCTGATCCTGAAGGCGCTCTCGCGCGTGCTGGAGCTGTCGGGCTACGAGACCCGCTGCTTCCTGCGGCCGGCCGAGGCGCTCGAGGCCATCGAGGCGGAGGCCCCGGTGGTCGTGATCTCCGACTACATGATGCCGAGCATGGACGGCGTCGCCTTCCTCAAGGCCGCCCGCGCCCGCTTCCCCGCCGCGGTCCGCATCCTGTGCACCGCCGCCGAGGACTTCCGCGTGGCGCTCCAGGCGGTGAACGCCGGCGAGGTCTTCCGGATCATCTCGAAGCCGTGGCACCAGCAGGAGCTGCTCACCACGGTGAGCCAGGCCGCCGAGGCCGCGCGCCTGCGCATCGAGAACGAGCGGCTCACCGCCGAGGTGCACCGGCAGAACGGGCAGCTGAAGGAGATCAACACCCGGCTCGAGCAGATGGTGCAGCAGCGCACGCAGGCGCTGCTGGAGGGGCTCATCGCCGCGCTCGACTACCGCGACGCCGAGACCCAGTGGCACTCGCGGCGCGTCTCGCTCTACGCGCGCCGCCTGGCGCGGCAGCTCGGCATCGACGAGCCGGAGCTCACCGTGATCGAGCACGGCGCGCTGCTGCACGACATCGGCAAGATCGGCGTGCGCGACCGCGTGCTGCTGAAGCCGGGGCCGCTCACCGGCGAGGAGTGGACCGAGATGAAGCGCCACCCCGAGCTCGGGTGGGCGCTCCTGCAGCGGGTGGACTACCTGCGGCCCGCCTCGGCCATCGTGCTGCAGCACCAGGAGAAGTGGGACGGCAGCGGCTATCCCTCCGGGCTCGGCGGCGACGCGATCGTCATCGGGGCGCGCATCTTCCACGTGGTGGACACGCTCGACGCCATCACCAGCGATCGGCCCTACCGCCGCTCGCGACCGTTCGCGGAGGCGCGCGAGGAGATCCTCCGCTGCCGCGGGACGCAGTTCGACCCCCGCGTCGTGGACGCGTTCGTGTCGGTGCCGCCCGAGGACTGGGAGCGCATCCGGCTCGACGTCGAGACGGTGGCCGTGCTCTCCGCCGACCTGGCCGAGACCCCGCCGCACCTCGACGACCTGGACCTCGCCGGCGCGCGCGCCTGA
- the rho gene encoding transcription termination factor Rho has product MGAGGQPGAPAPANGTAPQGQPAPAAQPEATEEVEGVLQFEGKGNGWLREAKRSYLPQPFDVEVPRWLIDRTHLQPGMLVKGVATVRNMKRVLSRIDTLEGTDPMAVVRRTHFQNLTATDPTERLVMETRSDELIGRVLDLISPIGLGARGLITSPPKAGKTIMLQRIAQAITANRPDVHLTVLLVDERPEEVTDMKRNIKGEVIGSSNDRPTEEHIHVAEMVLERSKRLVEGGKDVVILLDSITRLSRAYNKEVESSGRTLTGGVDSRALERPKRLFGSARKAEEGGSLTIIATALIDTGSRMDEVIFEEFKGTGNMEVVLSRQLAERRIFPAIDIGASGTRKEEKLFSSKDIEKVRRLRGALASLKPVEAMERLLKKLSEFDSNDEFLQSF; this is encoded by the coding sequence ATGGGCGCCGGCGGACAGCCCGGCGCGCCGGCCCCCGCGAACGGGACGGCGCCGCAGGGCCAGCCCGCCCCGGCCGCGCAGCCCGAGGCGACCGAGGAGGTCGAGGGCGTGCTGCAGTTCGAGGGCAAGGGCAACGGCTGGCTCCGGGAGGCGAAGCGCAGCTACCTGCCCCAGCCGTTCGACGTCGAGGTCCCGCGCTGGCTCATCGACCGCACCCACCTGCAGCCGGGCATGCTGGTCAAGGGCGTCGCGACCGTCCGCAACATGAAGCGGGTGCTCTCGCGGATCGACACGCTGGAGGGCACCGATCCGATGGCGGTGGTGCGGCGCACGCACTTCCAGAACCTCACCGCCACCGACCCCACCGAGCGCCTGGTGATGGAGACCCGCTCCGACGAGCTGATCGGGCGGGTCCTCGACCTCATCTCGCCCATCGGCCTGGGCGCCCGCGGCCTCATCACCTCGCCGCCCAAGGCCGGCAAGACCATCATGCTGCAGCGGATCGCGCAGGCCATCACCGCGAACCGCCCGGACGTGCACCTCACGGTGCTCCTCGTGGACGAGCGTCCCGAGGAGGTCACCGACATGAAGCGGAACATCAAGGGCGAGGTGATCGGCTCGTCCAACGACCGGCCGACGGAGGAGCACATCCACGTCGCCGAGATGGTGCTGGAGCGCTCCAAGCGGCTGGTCGAGGGCGGCAAGGACGTGGTGATCCTGCTCGACTCGATCACCCGCCTCTCGCGCGCCTACAACAAGGAGGTCGAGTCCTCCGGCCGCACGCTCACCGGCGGCGTGGACTCGCGCGCGCTGGAGCGCCCGAAGCGGCTGTTCGGCTCCGCGCGCAAGGCCGAGGAGGGCGGGTCGCTCACCATCATCGCGACCGCGCTCATCGACACCGGCTCGCGCATGGACGAGGTGATCTTCGAGGAGTTCAAGGGCACCGGCAACATGGAGGTGGTGCTCTCCCGGCAGCTCGCCGAGCGGCGCATCTTCCCGGCCATCGACATCGGCGCGTCCGGCACCCGCAAGGAGGAGAAGCTCTTCTCGTCGAAGGACATCGAGAAGGTGCGGCGCCTCCGCGGCGCGCTCGCCTCGCTGAAGCCGGTCGAGGCCATGGAGCGGCTGCTGAAGAAGCTCTCCGAGTTCGACTCGAACGACGAGTTCCTGCAGAGCTTCTGA